A window of the Brumimicrobium sp. genome harbors these coding sequences:
- a CDS encoding undecaprenyl/decaprenyl-phosphate alpha-N-acetylglucosaminyl 1-phosphate transferase → MDTNILIIISFFIGGFAISLVVNTLLLRFSESLGIRNKNDIIVRWSSSSKPSLGGISLFFVFIAVILAIASIYPTQNIFLNIKFVGLIAASILAFGIGVMDDAYNTRPFLKLFGQISCGLVLVFTDNNIDFFHSFWLDSALTVFWIVAIMNSLNMLDNMDGITATVSLFILLTCLFCLLFSGNQNLFIWTLIILAQVGGIIGFLIFNINPSKMFMGDSGSQFIGLYVGYFGIKAIWNLPATLEIPSWISIFLILTAFTPTIADTLTVTINRKRKGSSVMVGGKDHTTHHLVYKGHSDFKVWVIFLIISCFSAIYAILLGWLAIRGYYYTSFLGLLFFLSVFIPLYRNTLKYPAPKND, encoded by the coding sequence TTGGATACTAACATCCTAATAATCATATCATTCTTTATAGGTGGTTTTGCAATTTCCTTAGTTGTAAACACCTTATTATTACGTTTCTCAGAAAGTTTAGGTATTCGTAATAAAAATGATATTATCGTACGTTGGAGTAGCTCTTCAAAGCCTTCTTTAGGAGGAATTAGTTTATTCTTCGTTTTTATTGCCGTTATTTTAGCAATAGCTTCTATCTACCCAACTCAAAACATATTCCTAAACATAAAATTTGTGGGGTTGATAGCTGCCAGTATCCTTGCTTTTGGAATTGGTGTGATGGATGATGCATATAATACAAGGCCTTTTCTTAAATTATTTGGGCAAATTTCATGTGGTTTAGTGCTTGTCTTTACTGACAACAATATTGATTTTTTTCATTCATTCTGGTTGGATAGTGCGTTAACTGTTTTTTGGATTGTTGCCATTATGAATAGTCTAAATATGTTGGATAATATGGATGGAATTACCGCAACAGTATCTTTATTTATATTACTCACTTGTTTATTTTGCCTCCTATTCTCAGGTAACCAAAACTTATTTATTTGGACTCTAATTATTCTGGCTCAGGTAGGAGGTATCATTGGATTTCTAATTTTTAATATAAATCCTTCCAAAATGTTTATGGGAGATTCGGGTAGTCAATTTATTGGACTCTATGTAGGTTATTTTGGTATTAAAGCAATATGGAATTTACCTGCTACACTTGAAATTCCATCTTGGATAAGTATATTCCTAATTCTTACAGCTTTTACACCAACTATCGCTGACACTTTAACAGTAACTATTAATCGTAAAAGAAAAGGCTCTTCTGTGATGGTAGGAGGAAAAGATCACACCACCCACCACTTGGTATATAAAGGTCATTCTGATTTTAAAGTTTGGGTTATATTTTTAATAATTAGTTGTTTTTCTGCTATATATGCCATTCTATTAGGATGGTTAGCAATTAGAGGGTATTACTATACATCCTTCCTTGGTTTATTATTCTTCCTTTCAGTATTTATACCATTGTATAGGAATACATTGAAATACCCAGCACCTAAGAATGATTAG
- the rfbC gene encoding dTDP-4-dehydrorhamnose 3,5-epimerase — MKLIETDIEGLFILEPKIYEDERGYFMESFNTKLFQELVGSTLTFVQDNESKSASNVLRGLHYQTPPFAQAKLVRVIRGAVLDVAVDLRKNSPTFGQHYKIILSEENKKQFFIPEGFAHGFLTLEEDTIFSYKCSQFYNKESERGIMWNDKDLAIDWDITQPILSEKDQYCQNFCNFASPF; from the coding sequence ATGAAACTAATTGAAACAGATATAGAAGGTTTATTTATTTTAGAACCCAAAATTTATGAAGATGAGCGAGGGTATTTTATGGAATCTTTTAATACTAAATTATTTCAAGAGCTAGTAGGATCAACTCTCACTTTTGTACAAGATAATGAATCCAAGTCTGCCAGTAATGTTCTGAGAGGACTTCACTATCAAACCCCACCATTTGCTCAAGCCAAATTGGTTCGTGTAATTCGCGGAGCAGTATTAGATGTTGCAGTGGACTTGAGAAAAAATTCACCAACATTCGGTCAACATTATAAAATTATCTTATCCGAAGAAAATAAGAAACAATTTTTTATTCCTGAGGGATTTGCTCATGGATTCTTAACCTTGGAAGAAGATACTATCTTCAGCTACAAATGTTCTCAATTTTACAATAAAGAGTCTGAACGGGGGATTATGTGGAATGACAAAGATTTAGCTATTGACTGGGATATTACTCAACCAATTTTATCCGAAAAAGACCAATATTGTCAAAACTTTTGTAACTTTGCTTCACCTTTTTAA
- a CDS encoding polysaccharide biosynthesis tyrosine autokinase, with translation MAAQRNKIFINTTFDVHILKAVVKKNWYWCVLVTSLFITLAFLYLRYTKPIYKSSILIQISDEDQGAEVLGFQGFQKDNTIAKELELLRSRMLFSKAIEKLPLKILSYAKGDILTELHYKQGGFYIQLIEVKNPVIYNVPIYLEYIKDEGVILNYTCEGKDYQIPYTEDTIHSDYFSIKMKVEDVINFEEECQSNQLYFQINKPEDIANLFYDGLSVEVIDYSAQTIEISYQGNNSILAYDIVTTLTDEFFNYDETVKKESNERILKFIDAQLDSLSKSLNESKNQIINYQRTEGVSDPTILSSALNEKIIELKEKERVIIDELRVLNKIDQKIQGNPESIEIYRLLPDLIGKSYSTTLGEQINELYTLAESREDLLYKVTTDNEVVKRVNKKIAIRKDNIREFISNLIKGENEQLKFVNSELSQIQGQFNYLPEKELELSKLINIKDLNEKYFSLFTEKQVMYSISNAGYTTNNKVLNPAINSSQSIFPKKAIVYGIALFFSFSISLSFLLLRYLTYNKINQLFDLQNLAPFNTHILGIIPKIKLPEKYSRLVVENSSRTAVSEYFRLLRTNLTFINKDAKTIAITSTVSGEGKTFVALNIGGVYALTGKRVILIDLDMRKPKVHLGLDKSNTIGMSNILAKHCTIEEAIQNTGMNNFDFIPAGPIPPNPAELIINPIFDEILENLKLKYDIIIIDNPPVGVVADGLQVMSKSDIPIYIFRAEYSKRVFIEKLEELSKLNDIKNLNVILNGVSLTKSSYYKNNYYTE, from the coding sequence ATGGCAGCACAACGAAATAAGATTTTTATTAATACAACTTTTGATGTTCACATCTTAAAGGCTGTAGTAAAGAAGAATTGGTATTGGTGCGTTCTTGTAACTTCTCTATTTATAACATTAGCCTTTTTATATTTACGTTATACTAAACCTATTTATAAATCAAGCATACTTATACAAATTAGTGATGAAGACCAAGGTGCCGAAGTACTCGGTTTCCAAGGATTCCAAAAAGACAATACGATTGCTAAAGAGCTTGAGTTATTGAGATCTAGAATGTTATTTAGTAAAGCAATTGAGAAACTCCCTTTGAAAATTCTTAGCTACGCCAAAGGGGATATTCTTACAGAACTACACTATAAACAAGGTGGTTTTTATATTCAATTAATTGAGGTGAAAAATCCAGTCATTTATAATGTGCCCATTTATTTAGAGTATATAAAAGACGAAGGAGTAATACTTAATTATACGTGTGAAGGAAAAGATTATCAGATTCCATATACTGAAGATACAATACACTCAGACTATTTTTCAATAAAAATGAAGGTAGAAGATGTAATAAATTTTGAAGAAGAATGTCAGTCTAATCAATTGTATTTTCAAATTAACAAACCAGAGGATATTGCCAATCTTTTTTATGATGGCTTATCGGTTGAGGTCATAGATTATTCTGCACAAACTATTGAAATAAGTTATCAAGGTAATAATTCAATATTAGCATACGACATTGTTACAACTTTAACAGATGAATTTTTTAATTATGATGAGACCGTAAAAAAAGAAAGTAATGAGCGAATTCTCAAGTTTATTGATGCACAGCTTGATTCACTTTCAAAATCTCTTAATGAATCTAAAAATCAGATTATCAATTATCAACGTACAGAAGGTGTTTCAGACCCCACTATTTTAAGCTCTGCATTAAACGAGAAAATTATTGAACTCAAAGAGAAGGAGCGAGTAATCATAGATGAATTGAGAGTTTTAAATAAAATTGATCAAAAGATACAAGGTAATCCAGAGAGTATTGAAATTTATAGACTCTTACCCGATCTAATAGGGAAATCATACAGTACAACCTTAGGAGAACAGATTAATGAGTTATATACTTTAGCCGAAAGTAGAGAAGATTTACTATACAAGGTAACAACAGACAATGAAGTAGTTAAGCGAGTTAATAAAAAGATTGCTATTAGAAAAGATAATATACGTGAGTTTATTAGTAATCTCATAAAAGGTGAAAACGAACAACTCAAATTTGTAAACTCCGAATTAAGTCAAATTCAAGGGCAGTTTAATTATCTACCAGAGAAAGAGTTAGAATTATCTAAACTCATAAATATTAAGGATCTGAATGAAAAATACTTCTCTCTTTTTACAGAGAAACAGGTAATGTACTCCATCTCAAATGCTGGATATACAACAAATAATAAAGTTCTAAATCCAGCTATAAATTCTTCTCAATCAATTTTTCCCAAAAAGGCGATAGTATATGGGATTGCACTCTTCTTTTCCTTTTCTATCTCTCTATCCTTCTTATTATTGAGATATTTAACCTATAACAAGATAAATCAGTTATTTGATCTACAGAACTTAGCCCCATTTAATACACATATCTTAGGTATTATACCCAAAATAAAACTTCCAGAAAAATATTCCAGATTGGTAGTAGAGAATTCTTCTCGAACAGCAGTGAGTGAATATTTCCGTTTGCTACGGACCAATCTAACTTTTATTAATAAGGACGCAAAGACAATCGCCATTACATCTACTGTATCTGGAGAAGGGAAAACCTTTGTCGCTTTGAATATTGGAGGAGTATATGCATTAACAGGAAAACGAGTCATTTTAATAGATTTAGATATGCGTAAACCCAAGGTGCATTTAGGATTAGATAAATCAAATACAATAGGTATGAGCAATATTTTAGCTAAACATTGCACAATTGAGGAAGCCATTCAGAATACTGGAATGAATAATTTTGATTTCATACCGGCTGGTCCAATACCTCCTAATCCGGCTGAATTAATTATAAACCCCATATTTGATGAGATTCTTGAAAATTTAAAACTAAAATATGATATCATTATAATTGACAATCCACCTGTGGGAGTAGTTGCTGATGGCCTTCAGGTAATGTCTAAATCCGATATTCCAATTTACATTTTTAGAGCCGAATACTCTAAACGTGTATTTATTGAAAAATTAGAAGAGTTATCTAAGTTGAATGATATAAAAAATCTAAATGTTATCCTAAACGGGGTTAGCCTAACGAAATCATCCTATTATAAAAACAACTATTATACAGAATAA
- a CDS encoding polysaccharide biosynthesis/export family protein — MFRTKNVDVISDDIPMSPSDAYRLAADDKISFILYTEDGKQIIDNAAAIDREEHSATNIEYLIRKDGQVELPMLSWVPLAGLSIIEAQEKLKELYGQYYNNPYIQIRVINRRVVVFPGSGSDAKVIALENENTTLMEAIALAGGITERGRAKIIKVMRMTDEGRKVYQVDLSTLDGLAYADMIVQSNDYIYIEPTKQLTKEFLKEVAPLVSLISSVIVVITVILSIK; from the coding sequence ATGTTTCGAACAAAAAATGTCGATGTAATTTCTGATGATATCCCCATGTCTCCTTCTGATGCATATCGTCTTGCTGCTGATGATAAAATTTCATTCATACTATATACTGAAGATGGTAAGCAAATAATTGACAATGCGGCTGCTATTGACAGAGAGGAGCATAGTGCTACTAATATAGAATATCTTATTAGAAAAGATGGACAGGTGGAGCTTCCAATGTTATCTTGGGTACCTTTAGCAGGTTTAAGTATCATTGAAGCCCAAGAGAAGCTAAAAGAATTATATGGACAATACTATAATAATCCGTATATTCAGATACGAGTTATCAATAGAAGAGTAGTTGTGTTTCCTGGTTCAGGGAGTGATGCAAAGGTAATTGCACTAGAGAATGAAAACACAACGCTAATGGAAGCTATTGCTTTGGCAGGAGGAATTACAGAACGAGGAAGGGCTAAGATTATTAAAGTCATGCGTATGACTGACGAAGGTAGAAAAGTTTATCAAGTTGATTTAAGCACTTTAGATGGTTTAGCGTATGCAGATATGATAGTTCAATCTAATGATTATATTTATATTGAACCTACTAAACAACTTACTAAAGAATTCTTAAAAGAGGTAGCTCCTCTTGTTTCTTTAATTTCTTCTGTAATTGTAGTAATTACCGTAATTTTGTCTATTAAATAG
- a CDS encoding glycosyltransferase, whose protein sequence is MDRKIKILRIINRFNLGGPTYNATFLTRFMSDEYETLLIGGVHDEDEADSLHILEEYGVKPVIIPEIKREINFKNDRIALKKIKQIIREFQPDIVHTHASKAGFLGRYAAIQLNVPVVLHTFHGHVFHSYFGKIKTQVFKQIERYLARRTSGIIAISPIQKEELANEFHIASKDKIAVIPLGFDLERFAKHDESIRREIRAKYNIQENEVAIAIVGRLAPIKDHGYFLDVIEAMLQSTHTPCRIFIVGDGSEKAMIKHRVEKINQQYPNVITMTSWIYDIASFNQGVDIMCLTSLNEGTPVSVIEAQAAGIPVITTDVGGVRDILDDGASGFVIKRENIETYIDKLRLLVDNSDMRKEFALYGQQKVLMNFGYKRLISDMDKLYKSLLKK, encoded by the coding sequence ATGGATAGAAAAATAAAAATATTGCGCATTATCAATCGCTTTAATTTAGGTGGACCAACCTATAATGCAACTTTTCTGACTCGTTTTATGAGTGATGAGTATGAAACGCTTCTAATTGGAGGAGTACATGATGAAGATGAAGCTGATTCACTTCATATCTTGGAAGAATATGGGGTAAAACCGGTTATCATTCCAGAAATCAAACGTGAAATTAATTTCAAAAATGATCGAATAGCACTTAAAAAGATTAAGCAAATCATACGAGAATTTCAACCGGATATTGTACACACACATGCATCAAAAGCAGGTTTTCTTGGTAGATATGCTGCAATTCAATTAAACGTCCCTGTTGTGCTTCACACTTTTCATGGACATGTATTTCACTCTTATTTTGGAAAGATAAAAACACAAGTCTTTAAACAAATAGAAAGATACTTAGCACGGCGTACCTCAGGTATCATCGCCATAAGTCCTATACAAAAAGAAGAGTTAGCAAATGAATTTCATATTGCATCTAAAGATAAAATAGCGGTTATTCCATTAGGTTTTGATTTAGAGCGTTTTGCTAAACATGATGAAAGCATACGTCGGGAGATTCGAGCAAAATACAACATACAAGAGAACGAAGTTGCGATTGCTATTGTAGGAAGACTTGCTCCAATTAAAGATCATGGCTATTTCTTAGATGTAATTGAAGCCATGTTACAATCAACCCATACACCTTGCAGAATTTTCATCGTTGGAGATGGAAGTGAAAAGGCTATGATCAAACATCGCGTAGAAAAAATTAATCAACAATACCCGAATGTAATTACCATGACTTCTTGGATATATGATATTGCCTCCTTCAATCAAGGAGTGGATATTATGTGCTTAACATCACTTAACGAAGGTACTCCAGTAAGTGTTATTGAAGCACAAGCTGCTGGAATTCCTGTTATTACAACTGATGTTGGTGGAGTTCGTGATATCTTGGATGATGGTGCATCAGGTTTTGTGATTAAAAGAGAAAATATTGAAACTTATATTGATAAACTACGTTTATTGGTTGACAATTCAGATATGAGAAAAGAATTCGCTCTATATGGCCAACAAAAAGTGTTAATGAATTTCGGATATAAGCGTTTGATTTCGGATATGGATAAATTATATAAATCACTGTTAAAGAAATGA
- the asnB gene encoding asparagine synthase (glutamine-hydrolyzing), with protein MGNIIGIKKFLNPLKKSDQTGIENGLRWYSPDPSDFTSLHTDRYLLSYSGKQTSTSLLSDETDRYSLILDGKIYNYPELKNGLLKKGAQFQSSAEIEVLLKFLIENKENGIRQLRGEFALAFYDNQEDELLLARDILGIKPLVYAIQEDEIIFSSEVMPLKHLLTSWNINPSAVNTYFTFSYIPAPYTIIQEINKLLPGHYLKIKKSDYQIVSYEKIKMDVHSDLSFPDALQELKETIENSLIERLDESNKAVTFLSGGIDSSIISLLSSQNKDDLSTFSVGFHEDIFFDETKYAQLVSERIKSHHSVVKLTAKDFITSFQDILDTMDEPYADSSAVALYFLVQEASKHTSIFLSGDGADELFAGYFKHKAFQKGNQLNPIMRYLLGLVRLLPNGTRNSKFSNKIRQLKRFQQFLSKEWPNNYWMLAAFIPQERRKSLLLHEENVSFPVPESEELLNNVLLLDQQFVLPYDMLKKVDVIGRKFGVEIRAPFLDIEVVNLANRLKQEYKLKGNQGKYILREAYKDRLPAEIFNRSKRGFEIPLYNWLKSIFEILQEEDYWTEEFLNSQALFNPKGVEKMVVDFKKGSQDAVMSFWAFIVFQNWYKRWIEK; from the coding sequence GTGGGAAACATCATCGGAATCAAAAAATTTTTAAATCCATTGAAAAAATCAGACCAAACTGGTATAGAAAATGGGCTAAGATGGTATTCTCCAGATCCTTCAGATTTCACATCTCTACATACGGATAGATATCTTCTTAGTTATTCGGGCAAGCAGACCTCAACTAGTTTATTAAGTGATGAAACAGATAGATATTCTCTCATTTTAGATGGAAAAATATATAACTATCCTGAGCTTAAGAATGGATTGCTAAAAAAAGGTGCTCAATTCCAAAGTTCAGCTGAAATAGAGGTTCTTTTGAAGTTTTTGATTGAAAATAAAGAGAATGGCATTCGGCAGTTGAGGGGAGAATTTGCACTTGCTTTTTATGATAACCAAGAAGATGAATTACTACTAGCTCGAGATATTCTAGGTATTAAACCCTTAGTCTATGCTATACAAGAAGATGAAATTATTTTCTCTTCGGAAGTAATGCCATTAAAGCATTTATTAACCTCTTGGAATATTAATCCAAGTGCTGTAAATACCTACTTCACATTCTCATATATACCAGCGCCCTATACGATCATTCAAGAAATAAACAAACTATTACCTGGTCATTATCTAAAGATAAAAAAAAGTGATTACCAAATTGTTTCATATGAAAAGATAAAAATGGATGTTCATTCAGATTTATCTTTCCCTGACGCTTTACAAGAGTTAAAAGAAACAATTGAAAATTCACTTATAGAACGTTTAGATGAATCCAATAAAGCTGTAACGTTTCTGAGTGGTGGAATAGATTCATCTATTATTTCTCTTTTAAGCTCTCAAAATAAGGATGATTTATCTACTTTTTCGGTTGGTTTCCATGAAGATATTTTCTTTGATGAAACAAAGTATGCACAATTAGTTTCAGAGCGAATTAAATCTCACCACTCTGTTGTAAAACTAACAGCTAAGGACTTTATCACTTCATTCCAAGATATCTTAGATACAATGGATGAACCCTATGCAGACTCAAGCGCTGTTGCACTTTATTTTTTAGTACAGGAAGCTAGTAAACATACCTCTATCTTCTTATCAGGAGATGGAGCAGATGAATTATTCGCTGGCTACTTTAAACATAAAGCATTTCAAAAGGGTAATCAACTAAATCCCATTATGCGGTATCTCTTAGGGTTGGTACGGTTACTACCTAACGGGACGAGAAATAGTAAGTTTTCAAACAAAATTCGCCAATTAAAAAGATTTCAGCAGTTTTTAAGTAAAGAATGGCCAAATAATTATTGGATGTTAGCTGCTTTCATTCCCCAAGAAAGGCGAAAATCGTTACTATTACACGAAGAAAATGTATCTTTTCCAGTTCCAGAATCCGAAGAATTATTAAATAATGTACTCTTGTTAGATCAGCAATTCGTATTACCTTATGATATGCTTAAAAAGGTAGATGTTATCGGAAGGAAATTTGGAGTTGAGATTCGAGCTCCTTTTCTGGATATTGAAGTAGTAAACCTTGCAAATCGTTTAAAACAAGAATACAAATTAAAGGGGAATCAAGGAAAATATATTCTACGCGAAGCATATAAAGATAGATTGCCCGCAGAAATATTCAATCGCTCTAAAAGAGGTTTTGAAATTCCTTTATATAATTGGTTAAAATCTATTTTTGAGATACTCCAAGAAGAGGATTATTGGACAGAAGAATTTTTAAATTCTCAAGCTTTATTTAATCCAAAAGGGGTAGAGAAAATGGTAGTTGATTTTAAGAAAGGATCACAGGATGCTGTTATGAGTTTTTGGGCATTTATTGTTTTTCAGAATTGGTATAAACGATGGATAGAAAAATAA
- the dacB gene encoding D-alanyl-D-alanine carboxypeptidase/D-alanyl-D-alanine-endopeptidase, with protein MKIVTIILFYLFFSYISFAQTANYKIQQAIEAFSKEEGLENAAISFMAYNLKKDSVIASFNSQMAIPSASITKLFSTALALEVLGKNYRPKTEIYYDGEIDSLGILHGNIIVRGLGDPTLGSRFFYKREERDTFLSDWVLALSKLGIQSIDGRIIADGSAFGYMGVPDGWTWSDMGNYYGAGASACAIYDNMTYLHFSTSNEVNGTTSIDSLSPPISGLRIFNQVTTSNASGDNSYIYGAPYSLDWIAIGNLPRNKTNFEVKASIPDPELLLAQVFQDAMTKSGISVAYPAIGWRSVLTDSEDSLKIGSILDYTKLKLLLTYSGKSIEEIVRWTNLQSVNFFAEQLLNLVAFEKLKKTNFSTSASYANNYWSGRLDVTMFQTDGSGLSRNNAFSANHFVQLLKYMYKSKNFVDFENSLPVAGKSGTLTSVCRGQVAQGKLKAKSGTLNRVKSYAGYIDNISGDKIAFSITVNNFNIPSSQMVKKMERIFNLLTEM; from the coding sequence ATGAAGATTGTAACGATTATATTATTTTATCTCTTCTTCTCATATATTTCATTTGCTCAAACTGCAAATTACAAGATTCAACAGGCGATAGAGGCATTTTCAAAAGAAGAGGGATTGGAGAATGCAGCTATTAGTTTTATGGCATACAATCTGAAAAAAGATAGTGTGATTGCTTCATTCAATTCACAGATGGCTATTCCTTCAGCTTCTATTACCAAATTATTTTCTACAGCTTTAGCATTAGAAGTCTTAGGAAAGAATTATCGACCTAAAACAGAGATTTATTACGATGGAGAAATTGATTCTTTGGGAATTTTACATGGAAATATTATCGTCAGAGGCTTGGGAGACCCAACACTTGGAAGTCGTTTTTTCTATAAAAGAGAAGAACGTGATACCTTTTTATCGGATTGGGTACTCGCTCTTTCAAAATTGGGAATTCAATCTATTGATGGACGTATTATTGCAGATGGCTCCGCCTTTGGTTATATGGGTGTGCCAGATGGATGGACTTGGTCAGATATGGGGAATTATTATGGTGCAGGAGCTAGTGCTTGTGCAATATACGACAACATGACATATCTTCATTTCTCGACTAGTAATGAAGTGAATGGTACAACATCTATAGATTCTTTATCTCCGCCTATATCAGGCTTACGTATATTTAATCAAGTGACCACTTCCAATGCAAGTGGCGACAATTCATACATTTATGGCGCGCCTTATTCATTAGATTGGATAGCAATTGGCAATTTGCCGCGTAATAAAACCAATTTTGAGGTAAAAGCAAGCATTCCCGATCCAGAGTTACTCTTAGCACAAGTTTTTCAAGATGCAATGACTAAAAGTGGAATTTCAGTAGCATATCCTGCTATTGGTTGGAGGAGTGTTTTAACAGATTCCGAAGATAGCTTAAAGATAGGTTCTATCTTAGATTATACAAAGCTCAAATTGCTTCTTACCTATTCAGGAAAATCTATTGAAGAAATTGTACGGTGGACTAATTTGCAAAGTGTTAATTTCTTTGCAGAGCAATTACTTAATTTAGTGGCATTTGAAAAATTAAAGAAAACTAATTTTAGTACAAGTGCTAGCTACGCAAACAACTATTGGAGCGGTCGTTTAGATGTGACAATGTTTCAAACAGATGGAAGTGGATTATCTCGTAATAATGCTTTTAGTGCCAATCATTTTGTACAATTGTTGAAGTATATGTATAAATCAAAGAACTTTGTTGACTTTGAAAATTCTTTACCTGTAGCTGGAAAAAGTGGAACATTGACTAGTGTGTGTAGAGGGCAAGTCGCACAAGGTAAACTGAAAGCAAAGAGTGGCACACTAAATCGAGTAAAATCCTATGCGGGATATATAGATAATATTTCAGGTGATAAAATAGCCTTTTCAATCACTGTAAATAATTTTAACATACCTAGTAGTCAGATGGTTAAAAAAATGGAACGAATTTTCAATCTATTAACAGAAATGTAA